In Nocardia sp. NBC_00403, one DNA window encodes the following:
- a CDS encoding amidase, producing the protein MKYTEYRSFDATGLAELVARREVSPTELLDVAIERAEQVNGRINAIVRPMYDIARTRSRGELSGPLAGVPFLIKDLMQDYAGLPTGGGSRALRNQVAPGHSAVVERWLDAGLVIFGKTNTPEFGAKGITEPEVNGPTRNPWHLDHTPGGSSGGSAAAVAAGIVPVAGANDGGGSIRIPAACCGLFGLKPGRGLVPCGPRHAEYLHGAATDGVVSRTVRDTALMLDILTTRPDPGGPYLSARPNESYRELARRTPTRLRVGYTTRSPIDTPVHAESVAAVDHTVALLTRLGHDVEPVEFELDGQRMAADFLTMWYTEIASTTAEAERIAGAHATEFELDTRLLAAAGRALKAPDYAAAHHRWNDYTRTLAAFHENYDLLLTPTLGHPPIRIGQLDTPALLRFLGTAFLRLGLAGPLTKSTPWKQTVLANLASVPFTQLANITGRPAMSVPLYRLPHGLPLGVQFIGGLGSEPTLLALATQLESESPWAHHEPAL; encoded by the coding sequence GTGAAATACACCGAATATCGGTCCTTCGACGCGACGGGGCTAGCGGAGCTGGTCGCCCGCCGTGAGGTTTCGCCTACCGAGCTTCTCGACGTAGCAATCGAACGCGCCGAACAGGTCAACGGGCGGATCAACGCGATCGTGCGACCGATGTACGACATCGCGCGCACCCGCAGCCGCGGGGAACTCAGCGGACCGCTGGCGGGGGTGCCGTTCCTCATCAAGGACCTGATGCAGGACTATGCCGGTCTGCCCACCGGGGGTGGCTCGCGGGCACTGCGCAATCAGGTCGCCCCTGGCCACAGCGCGGTTGTCGAGCGCTGGCTCGATGCTGGACTGGTGATCTTCGGCAAGACCAACACTCCGGAATTCGGGGCCAAGGGGATCACCGAACCCGAGGTGAACGGACCGACCCGCAACCCGTGGCACCTCGACCACACGCCGGGCGGATCGTCGGGCGGCTCCGCGGCAGCGGTCGCGGCCGGGATCGTGCCGGTCGCCGGGGCGAACGACGGCGGTGGCTCGATCCGGATCCCGGCGGCCTGCTGCGGACTTTTCGGCCTGAAACCGGGCCGCGGCCTGGTGCCCTGCGGCCCACGCCACGCCGAATACCTCCACGGCGCGGCGACCGACGGCGTGGTCTCCCGCACTGTCCGTGACACCGCGCTCATGCTCGACATACTGACTACCCGGCCCGATCCGGGCGGCCCCTACCTCTCCGCACGCCCGAACGAGTCCTATCGCGAGCTGGCGCGGCGGACGCCGACCCGACTACGCGTCGGTTACACGACACGCTCGCCGATCGACACACCTGTGCACGCGGAGTCCGTCGCAGCCGTCGACCACACCGTCGCATTACTGACCCGACTCGGCCACGACGTCGAACCGGTCGAATTCGAACTCGACGGTCAGCGGATGGCCGCCGACTTCCTCACCATGTGGTACACCGAAATCGCCTCGACCACAGCCGAAGCCGAACGCATAGCCGGCGCACACGCCACCGAATTCGAACTCGACACCCGCCTACTCGCCGCCGCTGGTCGCGCGCTGAAAGCGCCCGACTACGCAGCCGCCCACCACAGGTGGAACGACTACACGCGAACCTTGGCCGCGTTCCACGAGAACTACGACCTACTCCTCACCCCAACCCTCGGACATCCGCCCATCCGCATCGGCCAACTCGACACGCCCGCCCTGCTGCGGTTTCTCGGCACGGCATTCCTCCGGCTCGGTCTCGCCGGTCCGCTCACCAAATCCACCCCGTGGAAACAGACCGTCCTGGCCAATCTCGCCTCGGTCCCATTCACCCAGCTGGCGAACATCACCGGCCGCCCGGCCATGTCCGTCCCCCTCTATCGCCTCCCCCACGGGCTTCCGCTGGGTGTGCAGTTCATCGGCGGACTGGGCAGCGAGCCCACCCTCCTCGCCCTGGCCACCCAACTCGAATCCGAATCGCCTTGGGCACACCACGAACCGGCACTCTGA
- a CDS encoding nuclear transport factor 2 family protein — MKHQPSWNLLLASAIGAQAASHAYAFTLRTVLAHNVGRLMAGNPEPLLRAFADHATLVLDGTHSWSGQHRGKPAIRAFFERFLAERIRGELHEVLVAGPPWRTLMTARFTDEAIDADGRIVYQNHAIILAHVRWGRIVYQRIFEDTQRVARFDEYLASSNSVGEQ; from the coding sequence ATGAAGCACCAACCTTCGTGGAATCTATTGCTCGCCTCGGCAATCGGCGCACAGGCCGCATCACACGCATACGCTTTCACGTTGCGCACCGTCCTCGCCCACAACGTCGGTCGGCTGATGGCCGGTAACCCCGAGCCACTGCTGCGCGCCTTCGCCGACCACGCCACCCTCGTGCTCGACGGCACCCACTCGTGGTCGGGGCAGCACCGCGGAAAGCCCGCGATCCGCGCCTTTTTCGAACGCTTCCTCGCCGAGCGGATCCGCGGCGAACTACACGAGGTCCTCGTTGCCGGACCACCGTGGCGGACGCTGATGACCGCGCGGTTCACCGATGAGGCCATCGACGCCGACGGCCGCATTGTCTACCAGAACCACGCAATAATCCTGGCGCACGTCCGTTGGGGAAGAATCGTCTATCAGCGCATATTCGAGGACACCCAGCGTGTCGCACGATTCGACGAATACCTGGCATCTTCGAATTCAGTTGGGGAACAGTGA